A region of Oceanicoccus sp. KOV_DT_Chl DNA encodes the following proteins:
- the fnr gene encoding fumarate/nitrate reduction transcriptional regulator Fnr → MVISSTSTQLEDAQHSCPHNKTISCGNCRLGAICLPLALEDDDVVKLDEIVQRGRPLQKGEHLYRESDPFTSVYAVRSGAIKAYRLTGDGQEQVTGFYFPGEIIGMDGISKDKYASSAKALETSAVCEIPFNRLEELSTQLPTMQRHFFQLMSQEITTDQHLITLLSKNSAEERIASLLISISARNARRKLSKTSFRLPMSRTDIGNYLGLTVETVSRVMSRFNKQGLVDVESKEITLLDLDGLKDIANVKTDF, encoded by the coding sequence ATGGTTATTAGCAGTACCAGCACGCAGCTTGAAGATGCACAACACAGCTGTCCGCATAATAAGACCATTTCCTGTGGTAACTGCCGTTTAGGGGCTATTTGCCTACCGTTGGCGCTTGAGGATGATGATGTTGTTAAGCTCGATGAGATTGTACAGCGGGGGCGGCCACTGCAAAAAGGCGAGCACCTTTATCGTGAAAGCGACCCGTTTACTTCTGTTTACGCTGTGCGGTCCGGGGCCATTAAGGCCTACCGTTTAACCGGCGACGGTCAGGAGCAGGTCACAGGGTTTTATTTTCCGGGTGAAATTATTGGTATGGATGGCATTAGCAAAGATAAATATGCCAGTTCAGCAAAAGCATTGGAAACTTCTGCAGTCTGTGAAATACCCTTTAACCGGTTGGAGGAATTAAGTACGCAGCTGCCGACCATGCAGCGTCATTTTTTCCAGCTGATGAGTCAGGAGATCACCACGGATCAGCATTTAATTACGCTGCTAAGTAAAAATAGCGCAGAGGAGCGCATTGCTTCGTTATTGATCAGTATTTCCGCGCGTAATGCCCGCCGAAAATTATCCAAAACCAGTTTTCGCTTGCCGATGTCTCGCACCGATATCGGTAATTATTTAGGATTGACGGTAGAAACGGTGAGCCGGGTCATGAGCAGATTTAATAAGCAGGGCCTGGTGGACGTAGAAAGCAAGGAGATTACCTTGTTGGATTTGGATGGTTTGAAAGACATTGCCAATGTGAAAACAGACTTTTGA
- a CDS encoding cbb3-type cytochrome c oxidase subunit 3 → MDINTLRGLATVFALVAFVGVCLWAYSAKRKPDFDNAANLPFADEEPDSVSSEQKK, encoded by the coding sequence ATGGATATTAATACGCTTAGGGGGTTGGCTACCGTTTTCGCTCTGGTGGCTTTTGTCGGTGTTTGTCTATGGGCATATAGCGCCAAGCGTAAACCGGATTTTGATAACGCCGCCAATTTACCCTTTGCCGATGAAGAGCCTGATTCGGTAAGTTCTGAACAGAAAAAATAG
- the ccoO gene encoding cytochrome-c oxidase, cbb3-type subunit II produces the protein MNHDFVEKNIGMMIVLIVVAISFGGLVEIVPLFFLKETTEPIDGLKPLTAVQLEGRDIYIREGCNNCHSQMIRPLRAETERYGHYSVAGESVYDHPFLWGSKRTGPDLARVGTRYSDDWHRAHLMDPRSVVPESNMPAYPWLFENIVDESVTPKKMQALRKVGVPYTDDDIAGASSAVKGKTEIEALVAYLQNLGILLQHKR, from the coding sequence ATGAATCATGATTTTGTCGAAAAAAATATTGGGATGATGATAGTGCTGATTGTCGTGGCAATTAGCTTTGGTGGTCTGGTAGAAATTGTGCCCTTGTTTTTTCTTAAAGAAACCACCGAGCCCATTGATGGTTTGAAACCGTTAACCGCCGTTCAACTCGAAGGCCGTGATATCTATATTCGGGAAGGCTGTAACAACTGCCACTCGCAAATGATCCGGCCGTTACGGGCAGAGACTGAGCGCTATGGGCATTATTCCGTAGCCGGCGAGTCGGTTTATGATCATCCTTTTTTGTGGGGTTCCAAGCGAACCGGGCCCGATTTAGCTCGCGTTGGGACTCGTTACAGTGACGATTGGCATCGCGCACATTTGATGGATCCGCGTAGTGTTGTTCCTGAATCCAATATGCCGGCTTATCCCTGGTTGTTTGAAAATATTGTTGATGAGTCGGTTACCCCGAAGAAAATGCAAGCGCTACGGAAAGTTGGTGTGCCTTATACCGATGACGATATTGCGGGTGCCAGTAGTGCGGTCAAAGGCAAGACTGAAATTGAGGCGCTAGTGGCATATCTGCAAAATTTAGGCATCTTGTTGCAACATAAACGTTAA